The following are from one region of the Paenibacillus bovis genome:
- a CDS encoding sensor histidine kinase, with protein MSYRWMKWTILFLPTVTIGLWEYVRHQLLMPYLSMEAGNWLSPVIVYIVSVTLLRRMFTMMEHTQSALDQERMAKGKLQERQLLAGELHDGVAQSLFLLGVKLDQARRRFDDPEVQKMLNDISRTVSEANHDVRQSIANLKYSPRQEDIGATSLEYRIGEMIPLAGVKAELDWQLDEGLLRPDEQAELLACIREALLNIHKHAGARHVTISGSEQDGEWQVTVQDDGKGYDERALNDPGTFGLRITAERAELRGWTFALRREEGWTRFILTGGSRHG; from the coding sequence ATGTCTTACCGATGGATGAAGTGGACAATCTTGTTTTTACCGACTGTTACTATTGGGTTATGGGAGTATGTAAGGCATCAGCTGCTGATGCCTTATCTGTCCATGGAAGCAGGCAATTGGCTGTCGCCGGTCATTGTATATATTGTCAGTGTGACTCTGCTGCGCCGGATGTTTACGATGATGGAGCATACGCAGTCTGCGCTGGACCAGGAACGAATGGCCAAAGGCAAGCTGCAGGAAAGACAGCTGCTGGCTGGAGAGCTGCATGACGGAGTAGCCCAGTCATTATTCCTGCTCGGCGTCAAGCTGGATCAGGCGCGCCGCCGATTCGATGATCCGGAAGTACAGAAGATGCTGAACGATATCAGCCGTACGGTCAGTGAAGCCAATCATGATGTACGGCAATCGATCGCCAATCTCAAATATTCGCCGCGTCAGGAAGATATCGGTGCGACTTCGCTGGAATACCGGATTGGCGAGATGATTCCGCTGGCAGGAGTCAAAGCCGAACTGGATTGGCAGTTGGACGAGGGACTGCTGCGTCCGGACGAGCAGGCTGAGCTGCTCGCCTGCATTCGCGAAGCACTGCTGAATATTCACAAGCATGCCGGCGCGCGGCATGTGACGATTTCCGGCAGCGAGCAGGATGGGGAGTGGCAGGTGACTGTACAGGATGATGGGAAAGGTTATGACGAGCGTGCTTTGAACGATCCGGGTACATTCGGACTGCGCATTACAGCGGAGCGGGCGGAGCTGAGAGGATGGACCTTTGCGCTTCGGCGGGAAGAAGGATGGACCCGGTTTATACTGACAGGAGGAAGCAGACATGGATAG
- a CDS encoding helix-turn-helix transcriptional regulator, translating to MEQALHGFDRYDELQYGYQTDLLRILYYDLPENYNENYAAYESPKLCTVLEGQKNVRTHTTEDFFTHDRSEMLLLPAHSHIEIQIPVPTRALVFELSDQLIARLHPVVEEELGTSITIDNRTMLRCAVNHQSRDLQHTIQRIRRHLRLHDENRRFLIDLAAQELTYHLLHIQGAEQVLQLDRSDPVHQAIRDIHDHIDTIHHIRDLASHYRMSHTNFTSRFKKLTGLTPREYITNRKLEEACRLLRHHTVTEVAMSLQYDNISHFIGLFRKKYGITPKQYQLGLHLSAELQH from the coding sequence ATGGAACAGGCACTGCATGGCTTTGACCGTTATGATGAACTTCAGTATGGATATCAGACGGATTTGCTGCGTATTTTGTACTATGATCTGCCGGAAAATTATAACGAAAACTATGCCGCTTATGAGTCGCCCAAGCTGTGTACCGTGCTGGAAGGGCAAAAAAATGTACGTACCCATACGACAGAAGATTTTTTTACCCATGACCGGAGCGAAATGCTGCTGCTGCCGGCGCATTCGCATATCGAAATTCAGATTCCGGTACCGACGCGTGCGCTGGTATTTGAGCTGAGTGACCAGCTGATTGCCCGGCTGCATCCTGTCGTAGAGGAAGAGCTGGGTACGTCTATTACGATCGATAATCGTACAATGCTGCGCTGCGCAGTGAATCATCAGAGCCGTGATCTCCAGCATACGATTCAGCGGATTCGGCGCCATCTCCGTCTGCATGATGAGAATCGGCGCTTTTTGATCGATCTGGCTGCCCAGGAGTTGACCTACCATCTGCTTCATATACAGGGAGCGGAGCAGGTACTGCAACTGGATCGCAGTGATCCGGTGCATCAGGCTATCCGCGATATCCATGACCATATCGACACGATCCATCATATTCGAGATCTGGCGAGTCACTACCGGATGTCGCATACGAATTTTACCAGCCGGTTCAAAAAACTGACCGGACTGACACCCAGAGAATATATTACCAACCGCAAGCTGGAAGAAGCCTGCCGGTTGCTCCGGCATCATACGGTGACCGAGGTCGCGATGAGCCTGCAGTATGATAATATTTCTCACTTTATCGGATTGTTTCGCAAAAAATACGGCATCACCCCTAAGCAGTATCAACTGGGTCTGCATCTGTCAGCAGAACTGCAGCACTAA
- a CDS encoding copper resistance CopC/CopD family protein — MSNRSIRSNELQNMPSAGHVPSAVGHYHCKESVSRPEAALSNKPTGQKGKAMLHSLLALLVLLMCVVFPQQSMAHSAVVESSPSQNEVLEQSPQQIKIRFNEDIQRAYYSIKLMDSSGKVIQPIEAQIDEKDGTVLKANVPMKLAGDIYNISWKAVSGDGHPVQGGIVFQVGDGAGKNVNDTDIRISDKPVNPMLVVMRWLQYAGQAMLLGALCLTLFLLPQRLRTGENTGWMMSGRYRWFVIAGSVIALAALLIQLPLRIAWDADIPLSGTGAEVMTTLQGTVFGKVWLLQMIFTLLGIAGLLIMQLRKLSASARKVTGLAAFVLLIAALLAKAFDGHAYAEPYAGIAVAADFIHLLSALIWSGALLALALFLPKIAGLYQGEERRSVYWSIVRRFSWWAIVSVAALLVTGIYGSLIYLPELNSMFTTAYGLTLLGKILLFLIMAAFAGMNYVKGRKQEEELGKDLIWEVLTGFVILVLAAILVHLSPMGGSLVKVKPEQITAQTLQVEGYDVSLKVTPLEMGSNDFIVTVKDAKGQPVDVEQIEVTMTHMDMAMAPAEFTMNSADEQNGVYQKKSMISMNGRWQIDMHILTKKLDSMDVQFTIKVG, encoded by the coding sequence TTGAGTAACAGAAGTATACGATCCAATGAACTACAGAACATGCCGTCAGCCGGACACGTACCATCGGCTGTTGGTCATTATCACTGCAAGGAAAGCGTTTCCCGGCCTGAGGCTGCATTATCCAATAAGCCTACCGGCCAAAAAGGCAAAGCGATGCTGCATAGTCTGCTTGCGCTACTGGTACTCTTGATGTGCGTAGTGTTCCCGCAGCAAAGTATGGCGCATTCGGCGGTTGTGGAATCCTCACCGTCACAAAATGAGGTGCTGGAGCAATCACCACAGCAGATCAAGATTCGTTTTAATGAAGATATTCAGCGCGCTTATTACAGCATCAAATTGATGGACTCGTCCGGCAAGGTTATCCAGCCGATCGAGGCGCAGATTGACGAAAAGGACGGCACCGTACTCAAAGCCAATGTACCGATGAAGCTGGCCGGAGACATTTACAATATTTCCTGGAAAGCCGTCTCTGGTGACGGACATCCGGTACAAGGCGGAATCGTGTTCCAGGTCGGTGATGGTGCCGGCAAAAATGTAAACGATACGGATATCCGTATCAGCGACAAACCGGTTAATCCAATGCTCGTCGTGATGCGCTGGCTGCAGTATGCCGGACAGGCGATGCTGCTCGGGGCACTCTGTCTGACCCTGTTCCTGCTGCCGCAGCGTCTGCGCACCGGAGAGAATACAGGCTGGATGATGAGCGGCCGTTATCGCTGGTTTGTGATCGCAGGCAGTGTAATTGCTCTGGCGGCGCTGCTGATCCAGCTGCCGCTGCGGATTGCCTGGGATGCGGATATACCTTTATCTGGTACCGGTGCTGAAGTGATGACGACTCTGCAGGGCACCGTATTCGGTAAAGTATGGCTGCTGCAGATGATTTTCACATTGCTCGGAATTGCAGGTCTGCTGATCATGCAGCTGCGCAAATTATCCGCATCGGCTCGCAAAGTGACAGGTCTGGCAGCATTTGTACTGCTGATCGCAGCATTGCTGGCCAAAGCATTTGATGGTCATGCGTATGCAGAGCCCTATGCAGGCATCGCAGTTGCAGCTGATTTTATCCATCTGCTGTCGGCTCTGATCTGGAGTGGCGCGCTGCTGGCGCTGGCTTTGTTCCTGCCGAAAATTGCAGGACTGTATCAAGGAGAGGAACGCCGCAGCGTATACTGGAGCATCGTGCGCCGATTCTCCTGGTGGGCGATCGTATCGGTCGCTGCGCTGCTGGTCACCGGCATTTATGGCAGCCTGATTTATTTGCCGGAGCTGAATTCAATGTTCACCACAGCTTATGGATTGACACTGCTGGGTAAAATTCTCCTTTTCCTGATCATGGCAGCTTTTGCCGGCATGAATTATGTCAAAGGCCGCAAGCAGGAAGAGGAGCTGGGCAAGGATCTGATCTGGGAAGTATTGACCGGATTCGTTATTCTGGTGCTGGCAGCGATTCTGGTGCATCTGTCACCTATGGGTGGATCGCTGGTCAAGGTCAAGCCGGAACAGATTACCGCTCAGACCCTGCAGGTGGAAGGGTACGATGTGAGTCTCAAAGTAACGCCGCTGGAGATGGGCAGCAATGACTTTATCGTGACAGTCAAGGATGCCAAAGGACAACCGGTGGATGTAGAACAAATCGAGGTGACCATGACGCATATGGATATGGCTATGGCACCCGCCGAATTCACAATGAACAGCGCGGATGAACAAAATGGTGTCTATCAGAAGAAATCCATGATCAGCATGAACGGACGCTGGCAGATCGATATGCATATTCTGACCAAAAAACTGGATAGCATGGATGTGCAGTTTACGATCAAAGTAGGCTAA
- a CDS encoding response regulator, with protein MDRVRVLIVDDHAHAREATRVILSEEPMFEVIGTAASGQEALEFTEKWMPDLILMDISMKGMDGLETTRLIKLRFPYVKIIMMTVSDDAAHLFEAIKQGAQGYLLKSLPPSTWLEYLRSVASDREGMSQEIAHRILQEFPFGKAQSDPAADTLTRREREILQWVSSGMTNREIATELVISEQTVKNHLKNILQKLQLENRVQLTRYALEQGLASDQRPRP; from the coding sequence ATGGATAGAGTACGTGTACTGATCGTAGACGATCATGCCCATGCGCGGGAAGCTACCCGTGTTATTTTATCGGAAGAGCCGATGTTTGAAGTGATTGGCACAGCAGCCAGCGGACAGGAAGCGCTGGAATTCACAGAGAAATGGATGCCGGATCTGATTCTGATGGATATTTCCATGAAAGGAATGGATGGACTGGAGACAACGCGGCTGATCAAGCTGAGATTTCCGTATGTAAAAATTATTATGATGACTGTATCGGATGATGCAGCTCATCTGTTCGAAGCGATCAAGCAGGGGGCACAGGGGTATCTGCTCAAAAGTCTGCCGCCTTCGACCTGGCTGGAATACCTGCGCAGCGTGGCTTCCGACCGGGAAGGCATGAGCCAGGAAATAGCACACCGGATTTTGCAGGAGTTTCCCTTTGGCAAAGCGCAGAGCGATCCGGCTGCAGACACGCTGACCCGGCGGGAACGCGAGATTCTGCAGTGGGTATCTTCCGGCATGACCAATCGGGAGATTGCGACCGAGCTGGTCATCTCCGAGCAGACCGTCAAAAACCATCTCAAAAATATTTTGCAAAAACTGCAATTGGAAAACCGTGTGCAGCTGACCAGGTATGCGCTGGAACAGGGATTGGCTTCGGATCAGCGCCCACGTCCATAA